Proteins from a genomic interval of Cyprinus carpio isolate SPL01 chromosome A21, ASM1834038v1, whole genome shotgun sequence:
- the LOC109083253 gene encoding homeobox protein MSH-D-like, with amino-acid sequence MSASASLKESDGDRDMEQRKTQASSHPFSVESLISSHKTSKDFERRREDVSIQFAKTEIRDSCDSAGIQKHFMQTSPVKSESPEPDDCTPWVIHSRYSQTRQVSPCPLRKHKTNRKPRTPFTTSQLLALERKFRQKQYLSIAERAEFSSSLTLTETQVKIWFQNRRAKAKRLQEAELEKFKLTAKPALHPNFSLPLPLGTQLHSAVSLYGQSYPYHRPLLPVAPVGLYGTPLGYSMYHLA; translated from the exons ATGTCCGCGTCCGCGAGCCTGAAGGAATCAGACGGCGATCGGGACATGGAGCAGCGCAAAACTCAGGCGTCAAGCCATCCTTTCAGCGTGGAGTCTCTTATATCTAGCCACAAAACCAGTAAGGACTTTGAACGACGGCGCGAGGATGTATCCATCCAGTTTGCTAAGACTGAGATCAGAGATTCTTGTGATTCGGCTGGAATACAAAAGCACTTTATGCAGACCTCACCCGTCAAATCGGAGTCCCCCGAGCCGGATGACTGTACACCATGGGTTATTCACTCTAGATACTCTCAAACCC GCCAGGTAAGTCCCTGTCCTCTCCGCAAGCACAAGACCAACCGCAAACCCCGTACACCATTCACCACCTCACAGCTCCTGGCCTTGGAGCGAAAGTTCAGACAGAAACAGTATCTGTCCATTGCCGAGCGAGCAGAATTCTCCAGTTCACTCACCCTCACAGAGACCCAGGTGAAGATCTGGTTCCAGAACCGACGGGCCAAGGCAAAGCGTTTGCAAGAGGCTGAGCTGGAAAAGTTCAAACTGACTGCCAAACCTGCCCTCCACCCCAATTTCAGTCTGCCTCTTCCTCTTGGAACCCAACTTCATTCGGCCGTCTCACTCTATGGCCAGTCGTATCCCTACCACAGGCCGTTATTGCCTGTTGCTCCAGTGGGACTCTATGGAACACCTTTAGGGTACAGCATGTATCACCTCGCTTGA